Proteins from a single region of Amycolatopsis sp. CA-230715:
- a CDS encoding GTP-binding protein gives MSALPVTVLSGFLGSGKTTLLNHLLANRAGLRVAVIVNDMSEVNIDAALVRDGTSLSRTEERLVELTNGCICCTLRDDLLDEVGRLCRDGRFDYLLIESSGISEPMPVAATFTFLDGLARLDTMVTVVDAVNFARELDRGDSLVERGLDQYAGDERTISDLLVDQVEFADVLLLNKTDLVAAPELARIEAVLRRLNAGAEVIRTSHGRVAPERVLDTGRYDLERAQQAPGWVAELNGDRVPETEEYGISSVVFRAAAPFHPGRLWTFVTERLDSGDFGDVVRAKGFFTLATRPDVVGLWSQAGSVVRFEPQGGGPGSQELVFIGTGLRHAALTEALSRCLLGDGETALDDPFPEWDVLHVH, from the coding sequence GTGAGCGCGCTTCCCGTCACGGTGCTTTCGGGGTTCCTCGGCTCCGGCAAGACGACGCTGCTGAACCACCTGCTGGCGAACCGGGCTGGCCTGCGGGTCGCGGTGATCGTCAACGACATGAGCGAGGTGAACATCGACGCCGCGCTCGTGCGCGACGGGACCAGCCTGTCGCGCACCGAGGAACGCCTCGTCGAGCTGACCAACGGGTGCATCTGCTGCACCCTGCGGGACGATCTGCTCGACGAGGTGGGCAGGCTGTGCCGCGACGGCCGGTTCGACTACCTGCTGATCGAGTCGAGCGGGATCTCCGAGCCGATGCCGGTGGCGGCGACGTTCACGTTCCTGGACGGGCTCGCCCGGCTCGACACCATGGTGACCGTGGTCGACGCGGTGAACTTCGCGCGCGAACTGGACCGCGGCGACAGCCTCGTCGAACGCGGGCTGGACCAGTACGCCGGTGACGAGCGCACGATCAGCGACCTGCTCGTGGACCAGGTCGAGTTCGCCGATGTGCTGCTGCTCAACAAGACCGACCTCGTCGCCGCGCCCGAGCTGGCCAGGATCGAGGCGGTGCTGCGGCGGCTGAACGCGGGCGCGGAGGTGATCCGCACGAGCCACGGCAGGGTCGCTCCGGAGCGGGTCCTCGACACCGGGCGCTACGACCTCGAACGCGCGCAGCAGGCGCCGGGCTGGGTCGCGGAACTGAACGGGGACCGCGTCCCGGAGACCGAGGAGTACGGCATCTCGAGTGTCGTCTTCCGCGCGGCGGCGCCGTTCCACCCCGGTCGGCTGTGGACCTTCGTCACCGAGCGGCTCGATTCCGGCGACTTCGGGGATGTGGTGCGCGCCAAGGGTTTCTTCACCCTCGCCACGCGACCGGACGTGGTGGGCCTGTGGTCGCAGGCCGGTTCGGTGGTGCGGTTCGAACCGCAGGGCGGCGGGCCGGGCTCGCAGGAACTGGTGTTCATCGGCACCGGGCTCCGGCACGCGGCACTCACCGAAGCGCTGTCGCGGTGCCTGCTCGGGGACGGCGAAACCGCGCTCGACGACCCGTTCCCGGAATGGGACGTGCTGCACGTCCACTGA
- a CDS encoding MFS transporter, translating to MTALPTRTRLGYSLGSLVTGPFGTVPGLLLLPYLTDTLGVASGVAGAIVFVPKVWDVLFNPFAGRMSDSDLAKTGSRRRFILGGGIGVAVLFAAIFAYPGFANSTADGIYVVVAFFLCATAFAFFQVPFNALPAEITGNYDERTRLTSWRIGVLAVAILFSGGVAPLITTGIGGVAGYRVMGIVVAVLMIGGTIAVFLGTRGAPVGAERPQTTRFSELWATMRSWRSFRWLLGLYFVQSLGISIVLAGVSYAAKYIIGDESAKSLLFAAVVGPALLMMPVWPRIGARWGKVAGFRAASIVLSVALLCLLGAKVLPLWVTLLVAALVGVGYGGVQVFPLAILPDLIEDEEKRTGERRAGIAAGIWTAGDTLGLALGGGIFGQILAAGDYVSSTDANAAQPGSAITAILVGFSVLPAVLVALGIPLLRKSVLDRT from the coding sequence TTGACCGCGCTTCCGACGAGGACACGGTTGGGCTACTCGCTCGGCTCGCTGGTCACCGGCCCGTTCGGGACCGTCCCGGGGCTCCTGCTGCTGCCGTACCTCACCGACACCCTCGGCGTCGCGAGCGGGGTGGCCGGCGCCATCGTGTTCGTGCCCAAGGTGTGGGACGTGCTGTTCAACCCGTTCGCGGGCCGGATGTCGGACTCCGATCTGGCGAAGACGGGGAGCAGGCGGCGGTTCATCCTCGGCGGCGGGATCGGCGTCGCGGTCCTGTTCGCGGCGATCTTCGCCTACCCCGGTTTCGCGAACAGCACCGCGGACGGGATCTACGTGGTGGTGGCGTTCTTCCTGTGCGCCACCGCGTTCGCCTTCTTCCAGGTGCCGTTCAACGCGCTCCCCGCCGAGATCACCGGCAACTACGACGAACGCACCAGGCTGACCAGCTGGCGGATCGGCGTGCTCGCGGTCGCGATCCTGTTCTCCGGCGGGGTCGCGCCGCTGATCACCACCGGGATCGGCGGCGTCGCGGGCTACCGCGTGATGGGCATCGTCGTGGCGGTGCTCATGATCGGCGGCACGATCGCGGTCTTCCTCGGCACGCGCGGCGCCCCGGTGGGCGCGGAACGGCCGCAGACCACCCGGTTCTCCGAGCTGTGGGCCACCATGCGGAGCTGGCGGTCGTTCCGGTGGCTGCTCGGCCTGTACTTCGTCCAGTCGCTCGGGATCAGCATCGTGCTGGCCGGGGTCAGCTACGCGGCGAAGTACATCATCGGCGACGAGTCGGCCAAGTCGCTGCTGTTCGCCGCCGTGGTCGGGCCCGCGCTGCTGATGATGCCGGTGTGGCCGAGGATCGGCGCGCGCTGGGGCAAGGTCGCCGGCTTCCGCGCGGCGTCGATCGTGCTGTCTGTCGCGCTGTTGTGCCTGCTCGGCGCGAAAGTGCTGCCGCTGTGGGTGACCCTGCTCGTCGCGGCGCTCGTCGGCGTGGGCTACGGCGGGGTCCAGGTGTTCCCGCTCGCGATCCTGCCGGACCTCATCGAGGACGAGGAAAAGCGCACCGGTGAGCGCAGGGCGGGCATCGCGGCCGGGATCTGGACCGCGGGCGACACGCTCGGCCTCGCGCTCGGCGGCGGCATCTTCGGCCAGATCCTCGCGGCGGGCGACTACGTGTCGAGCACCGACGCGAACGCGGCCCAACCCGGCAGCGCGATCACCGCGATCCTGGTCGGCTTCTCGGTACTGCCCGCGGTACTCGTGGCGCTCGGGATTCCCTTGCTGCGCAAGTCGGTGCTCGACCGTACGTGA
- a CDS encoding sphingomyelin phosphodiesterase: MRWRIGVVVAAVLAASAAPAVPVALAEGAGATTVMAFNAYQLPWIAAPGTADKDKRAHAAEDVIRTADPDVLVLEEAFSAQAEALRARLADRWPHQTPLVGQRCDTSPGWTTVDGNCSNSPVVVNGGVTVLSKHPITEQHQLVYEHSYPGTADYLSNKGAALARLVVGGRPLWVAGTHLQADEAPGTLPKAHEIRMAQLAELRALVAKYVPRTEPVLVGGDLNIEYWAGRDRRDGLGRTQAEQGEAALDGTVRTAGPGQFSFDAKTNPLAAKSVPATYRDSLDYLGTVRGSGRPAVAVGPVRLVHYSDGTIPSDHYPVVAEIHY, from the coding sequence ATGAGGTGGCGGATCGGCGTTGTCGTGGCGGCGGTGCTGGCGGCCTCGGCGGCCCCGGCGGTCCCGGTGGCGCTCGCCGAGGGGGCGGGCGCCACCACCGTGATGGCGTTCAACGCCTACCAGCTGCCGTGGATCGCGGCGCCGGGCACCGCGGACAAGGACAAGCGCGCGCACGCGGCCGAGGACGTGATCAGGACGGCCGACCCGGACGTGCTGGTGCTCGAAGAGGCGTTCAGCGCGCAGGCCGAAGCCCTGCGCGCCCGGCTGGCCGACCGGTGGCCGCACCAGACCCCGCTCGTCGGCCAGCGCTGCGACACCTCGCCGGGCTGGACGACGGTGGACGGGAACTGCTCGAACTCGCCGGTGGTCGTCAACGGTGGGGTGACCGTGCTGAGCAAGCACCCGATCACCGAGCAGCACCAGCTCGTGTACGAGCACTCGTACCCCGGCACCGCGGACTACCTGTCGAACAAGGGCGCCGCGCTCGCCAGGCTCGTCGTCGGCGGGCGCCCGCTGTGGGTGGCCGGGACGCACCTGCAGGCCGACGAAGCACCGGGCACCCTGCCGAAGGCGCACGAAATCCGGATGGCCCAGCTCGCCGAACTGCGCGCGCTCGTCGCGAAGTACGTGCCGCGCACGGAGCCGGTGCTCGTCGGCGGTGACCTGAACATCGAGTACTGGGCGGGGCGCGACCGCCGCGACGGGCTCGGCCGCACCCAGGCGGAACAGGGCGAGGCCGCGCTCGACGGCACGGTGCGCACCGCCGGGCCGGGCCAGTTCTCGTTCGACGCGAAGACCAACCCGCTCGCCGCGAAGTCCGTCCCGGCCACCTACCGGGACTCGCTCGACTACCTCGGCACGGTGCGGGGGAGCGGGCGCCCCGCCGTCGCGGTCGGCCCGGTACGGCTGGTGCATTACAGCGATGGCACGATTCCCTCGGATCACTACCCGGTGGTGGCGGAAATCCACTACTAA
- a CDS encoding neutral/alkaline ceramidase, which translates to MPVSRRNVLAGAAAAPLALSALGAGTANAAAESGYLVGCGIADVTGPAAENGMMGYSMPQQQTAGIHLRTRARAFVIADGSTRIAFVTAELGALFQSVHQGVLRALAAKYGDLYTERNVLLNATHTHSACGGDSHYAAYDLSILGFQEQVYDGVVDGIVAAISQAHERLAPGTIHIGRAELTDASVNRSRTAFELNPQADKDHFPLSIDPAVTVLRFSHAGADVGAITWFATHGTSMTNGNKLISSDNKGYAAYTWEHDHAGVRYLDGPPGFVACFAQTNSGDMSPNLDLKPGTGPTTDEVENTRIIGERQFRAAKTAFDGAAETVRGPLDHRMCYVDMSTVDVEAKYTPDGEPHRTATAAIGVSMLAGSTEDGPGLPLPEGVKNPFIDWLGGIDAPIPAALAGAQAPKPIAVPFGAMKPYPWAPEVLPLQIVRIGQFHLVAGPAEFTIVAGLRIRRTVAAELGVPVENVLMQGYSNAYSQYVTTPEEYDSQQYEGASTLFGRYTLPAYQQEFAKLAAAMRTGAAVPHGPVPRDLRGKLVNFQPGVVFDSPQLFKSFGDVLTDAKSTYRRGERVTVAFSTGHPKNNPRRGGTFLEVQRLLDGKWSRYADDGDWATRYQWARDGVSASIATLSWQVPPDTPIGKYRIVHFGDWKSGWNGRITAFSGTSRAFVVS; encoded by the coding sequence ATGCCGGTGAGCCGGAGGAACGTACTGGCCGGGGCCGCGGCCGCCCCGCTCGCGCTGAGCGCGCTCGGCGCTGGGACTGCGAACGCGGCGGCCGAGTCCGGCTACCTGGTGGGCTGCGGCATCGCCGACGTCACCGGGCCCGCGGCGGAGAACGGCATGATGGGCTACTCGATGCCGCAGCAGCAGACCGCGGGCATCCACCTGCGGACGCGGGCGCGGGCGTTCGTGATCGCCGACGGGAGCACCCGGATCGCCTTCGTCACCGCGGAACTGGGCGCGTTGTTCCAGTCGGTGCACCAGGGCGTGCTGCGGGCGCTCGCGGCGAAGTACGGCGACCTCTACACCGAGCGGAACGTGCTGCTCAACGCCACCCACACGCATTCGGCGTGCGGCGGCGACTCGCACTACGCCGCATACGACCTGTCCATCCTCGGCTTCCAGGAGCAGGTCTACGACGGCGTCGTGGACGGGATCGTGGCGGCGATTTCCCAGGCGCACGAACGGCTCGCGCCCGGCACCATCCACATCGGACGAGCCGAGCTGACCGACGCCAGCGTCAACCGCTCGCGCACCGCGTTCGAGCTGAACCCCCAGGCGGACAAGGACCACTTCCCGCTGTCGATCGATCCCGCGGTGACCGTGCTGCGGTTCTCCCATGCCGGCGCGGACGTCGGCGCGATCACCTGGTTCGCCACGCACGGCACCTCGATGACCAACGGCAACAAGCTGATCAGCTCGGACAACAAGGGCTACGCCGCCTACACCTGGGAGCACGACCACGCCGGGGTCCGCTACCTCGACGGCCCGCCGGGGTTCGTCGCCTGCTTCGCCCAGACGAACTCCGGTGACATGTCCCCGAACCTGGACCTCAAGCCGGGCACCGGGCCGACGACCGACGAGGTGGAGAACACCAGGATCATCGGCGAGCGCCAGTTCCGCGCGGCGAAGACCGCTTTCGACGGCGCGGCCGAAACCGTGCGCGGCCCGCTCGACCACCGGATGTGCTATGTGGACATGTCCACTGTGGACGTCGAGGCGAAGTACACCCCGGACGGTGAGCCGCACCGCACGGCCACCGCGGCGATCGGGGTGTCGATGCTGGCTGGCAGCACGGAGGACGGACCGGGACTCCCGTTGCCGGAGGGCGTGAAGAACCCGTTCATCGACTGGCTCGGCGGGATCGACGCGCCGATCCCGGCCGCGCTCGCCGGCGCGCAGGCGCCCAAGCCGATCGCGGTGCCCTTCGGCGCGATGAAACCGTACCCGTGGGCGCCCGAGGTGCTGCCGCTGCAGATCGTCCGGATCGGACAGTTCCACCTCGTCGCGGGGCCAGCCGAGTTCACCATCGTCGCCGGCCTGCGGATCCGGCGCACGGTGGCCGCGGAACTGGGCGTGCCGGTGGAAAACGTGCTGATGCAAGGATATTCGAACGCCTACAGCCAGTACGTCACCACGCCGGAGGAGTACGACTCGCAGCAGTACGAGGGCGCGTCGACGTTGTTCGGGCGGTACACGCTTCCCGCCTACCAGCAGGAGTTCGCGAAGCTGGCGGCGGCGATGCGCACGGGCGCGGCGGTGCCGCACGGGCCGGTGCCGAGGGATCTGCGCGGCAAGCTCGTCAACTTCCAGCCCGGCGTGGTGTTCGACTCGCCGCAACTGTTCAAGTCCTTCGGGGACGTGCTCACCGACGCGAAGAGCACCTACCGCCGCGGCGAACGGGTCACCGTCGCGTTCTCCACCGGGCACCCGAAGAACAACCCGCGCCGCGGCGGCACCTTCCTCGAGGTGCAGCGGCTTCTCGACGGGAAGTGGTCCCGGTACGCCGACGACGGCGACTGGGCCACCCGGTACCAGTGGGCCCGCGACGGGGTTTCGGCGTCCATCGCGACCTTGAGCTGGCAGGTACCGCCGGACACCCCGATCGGCAAGTACCGGATCGTCCACTTCGGAGACTGGAAGAGCGGGTGGAACGGCCGTATCACCGCCTTTTCCGGCACGTCGCGCGCTTTCGTCGTCTCATGA
- a CDS encoding LLM class F420-dependent oxidoreductase — MKLGYHLGYWSAGPPPGALDTVKEVERLGFDSVWTAEAYGSDAFTPLAWWGASTSRIRLGTDIVQMAARTPTATAMSALTLDYLSGGRFVLGIGASGPQVVEGWYGQPYPRPLARTREYVDILRQVFAREAPVTLDGEFFQLPHRGGAGLGKPLKPTVHPLRADLPIHLAAEGPKNVALAAEICDGWLPMFFSPKSDAFYRKALAEGFARPGARHMLEDFEVPASIPVILRDDVEEAADFIRPSLALYIGGMGAKQANFHFDLFVRLGYEETAHRVQELYLAGHKKDAVAAIPTSLVEDTALIGPAAKIKDELAAWEETVITSLLLRGDTRTLTAVAEILS; from the coding sequence ATGAAACTCGGCTACCACCTCGGCTACTGGTCCGCGGGCCCGCCGCCCGGCGCGCTGGACACGGTCAAGGAGGTCGAGCGGCTCGGCTTCGACTCGGTGTGGACGGCGGAGGCCTACGGTTCCGACGCGTTCACGCCGCTCGCCTGGTGGGGTGCCTCGACGAGCAGGATCCGCCTCGGCACCGACATCGTGCAGATGGCCGCGCGCACGCCCACCGCGACCGCGATGAGCGCGCTCACGCTCGACTACCTCTCCGGTGGCCGCTTCGTGCTGGGCATCGGCGCGTCGGGCCCGCAGGTGGTCGAGGGCTGGTACGGCCAGCCGTACCCGCGCCCGCTCGCCCGCACCCGCGAGTACGTCGACATCCTGCGCCAGGTGTTCGCGCGCGAGGCGCCGGTGACGCTGGACGGCGAGTTCTTCCAGCTCCCGCACCGCGGCGGCGCCGGGCTCGGCAAACCGCTCAAGCCGACCGTCCACCCGCTGCGCGCGGACCTGCCGATCCACCTCGCCGCCGAGGGGCCGAAGAACGTCGCGCTGGCTGCCGAGATCTGCGACGGCTGGCTGCCGATGTTCTTCTCGCCGAAGAGCGACGCGTTCTACCGCAAGGCGCTGGCGGAGGGCTTCGCGCGGCCCGGCGCGCGGCACATGCTGGAGGACTTCGAGGTGCCCGCCTCGATCCCGGTGATCCTGCGCGACGACGTGGAGGAGGCCGCGGACTTCATCCGGCCTTCGCTCGCGCTCTACATCGGCGGGATGGGCGCCAAGCAGGCCAACTTCCACTTCGACCTGTTCGTCCGGCTCGGCTACGAGGAGACCGCGCACCGCGTGCAGGAGCTGTACCTGGCCGGGCACAAGAAGGACGCGGTCGCGGCCATCCCGACCAGCCTCGTCGAGGACACCGCGCTGATCGGGCCCGCCGCGAAGATCAAGGACGAGCTGGCCGCGTGGGAGGAAACCGTGATCACCTCCCTGCTGCTGCGCGGGGACACGCGCACCCTGACGGCGGTCGCCGAAATCCTGTCCTGA
- a CDS encoding oxygenase MpaB family protein: protein MTELSTRDTERRAEPEPLGPDSLTWKYFGDWRGLLIALWAGSMQNMHPGLGAGVEQHSKFFNERWQRLFRSLYPIGGVLYDGPRAAQTALEVRGYHDTIKGVDAKGRRYHALDPDTFYWAHATFFVSTILIADNFMGGIGEAEKRKLFDEHVQWYRMYRMSMRPVPETWEDFLTYWTHMCENVLEDNKATRDVLEIGEIAKPPFLPWLPDFVWRRVRILVARNFVWLTVGLYDEPVRELLGYRWTAFDEMRHRLFGKAVNAVFRFVPHDRRYHPRARAGWRRVRGALPPDAPLVHTPQRNLPPLAERDSPTHYSPHE from the coding sequence ATGACCGAGCTGAGCACGAGGGACACCGAGCGCCGCGCCGAACCGGAGCCGCTCGGGCCCGACTCGCTGACCTGGAAGTACTTCGGCGACTGGCGCGGGCTGCTGATCGCGCTGTGGGCAGGGTCGATGCAGAACATGCATCCCGGGCTCGGCGCGGGTGTCGAGCAGCATTCGAAGTTCTTCAACGAGCGGTGGCAGCGCCTGTTCCGGTCGCTCTACCCGATCGGCGGCGTCCTCTACGACGGCCCGCGCGCCGCGCAGACCGCGCTCGAAGTGCGCGGGTACCACGACACGATCAAAGGCGTCGATGCCAAGGGCAGGCGATATCACGCGCTCGACCCGGACACGTTCTACTGGGCGCACGCCACGTTCTTCGTGAGCACGATCCTGATCGCGGACAACTTCATGGGCGGCATCGGCGAGGCCGAGAAGCGCAAGCTGTTCGACGAACACGTCCAGTGGTACCGGATGTACCGCATGAGCATGCGCCCGGTGCCGGAGACCTGGGAGGACTTCCTGACGTACTGGACGCACATGTGCGAGAACGTGTTGGAGGACAACAAAGCCACGCGGGACGTGCTCGAAATCGGGGAAATCGCGAAACCGCCGTTCCTGCCGTGGCTCCCGGATTTCGTGTGGCGCCGGGTGCGCATACTGGTGGCGCGCAACTTCGTGTGGCTCACCGTTGGCCTCTACGACGAGCCGGTGCGCGAGCTGCTCGGCTACCGCTGGACCGCGTTCGACGAGATGCGGCACCGCCTGTTCGGCAAGGCGGTCAACGCGGTGTTCCGGTTCGTCCCGCACGACCGCCGCTACCACCCGCGGGCGCGGGCGGGCTGGCGGCGCGTGCGCGGCGCACTCCCGCCGGACGCGCCGCTGGTGCACACTCCACAGCGGAACCTGCCGCCGTTGGCGGAACGGGACAGCCCGACGCACTATTCGCCGCACGAGTAG
- a CDS encoding TetR/AcrR family transcriptional regulator, with translation MPTGGRTWGGTTLDDRKATRREQLIEAALDLLGTEGSTAVSVRAVCRRAKLTERYFYESFADREELVLAVYESVGEKARKALVNAVTTAAPSDERAKAKAAVHAFVELIVDDPRRGRVLLLAPLTDPALSARGVAMLPAFTELVRAQLSEKVGAQDRELTAIALVGALTNLFVAYLNGTVSVSRERLVAHCVRLVLGANAMHSG, from the coding sequence ATGCCGACCGGAGGCCGCACCTGGGGCGGCACCACGCTCGACGACCGCAAGGCGACCCGCCGCGAGCAGCTCATCGAGGCCGCGCTCGACCTGCTCGGCACCGAGGGCAGCACTGCGGTCAGCGTCCGCGCGGTGTGCCGCCGCGCGAAACTGACCGAGCGGTACTTCTACGAGAGCTTCGCCGACCGCGAGGAACTGGTGCTCGCGGTGTACGAATCCGTCGGCGAGAAAGCACGCAAGGCGCTCGTGAACGCCGTGACGACGGCGGCGCCCTCCGACGAGCGGGCGAAGGCGAAGGCCGCGGTGCACGCGTTCGTCGAGCTGATCGTCGACGATCCTCGCCGGGGAAGGGTGCTCCTGCTGGCACCGCTGACCGATCCCGCGCTGAGCGCGCGCGGCGTCGCGATGCTGCCCGCGTTCACCGAACTGGTGCGCGCGCAACTGTCCGAAAAGGTCGGTGCGCAGGACCGCGAACTCACCGCGATCGCACTCGTCGGCGCGTTGACCAACCTGTTCGTCGCCTATCTCAACGGGACGGTCTCGGTCTCGCGCGAGCGGCTCGTCGCGCATTGCGTCCGCTTGGTACTCGGCGCCAACGCGATGCACTCCGGCTAG
- a CDS encoding MerR family transcriptional regulator has protein sequence MAKNGLSIGEVAETTGLSVHALRFFERENLFLREIPRTAGGQRVYDPADVDWLVLCTRFRDSGMPIATIKEFAGLVRSGPGNEPERLALLEEHERAVEARIADLQASLGIIRGKVAAYREHVHNGTAAGVWAPTAAS, from the coding sequence ATGGCGAAGAACGGGCTGTCCATCGGGGAGGTCGCCGAGACGACCGGGCTCAGCGTGCACGCGCTGCGCTTCTTCGAACGCGAGAACCTGTTTCTCCGTGAGATCCCGCGCACCGCGGGCGGACAGCGCGTCTACGATCCCGCCGACGTCGACTGGCTCGTGCTGTGCACCCGGTTCCGCGATTCCGGGATGCCGATCGCGACCATCAAGGAGTTCGCCGGACTGGTCCGAAGTGGACCGGGGAACGAACCGGAACGGCTGGCGCTGCTGGAAGAGCACGAGCGCGCCGTCGAAGCCAGGATCGCGGACCTGCAAGCGAGCCTCGGCATCATTCGCGGCAAGGTCGCCGCCTACCGTGAGCACGTCCACAATGGAACCGCCGCCGGAGTGTGGGCGCCGACGGCCGCGTCCTAG
- a CDS encoding SDR family NAD(P)-dependent oxidoreductase: MTANTTGEQRRIGSGFGAHSTAAEVLDGIDLTGKTTLVTGGYSGLGLETARALTAAGARVLVPARRVAVAQESVGDLADVRELDLADLASVRAFADRVLDDGTALDIVIAGAGIMACPETRVGPGWEAQFAVNHLGHFALVNRLRPALTANARVVSVASSGHFLSGIRWTDPQFRTGYDRWLAYAQSKTANALFAVRLDALGVRSFAVHPGSILTPLQRHVPREEQIAQGWFGPDGGPAPGFKTPEQGAATAVWAATSPLLDGIGGRYCQDCDLAEPATTDDMLVGGVKPWAVDPADAARLWDLSAELTGVG; this comes from the coding sequence ATGACAGCGAACACGACAGGGGAACAGCGCCGGATCGGCAGCGGCTTCGGCGCGCACAGCACGGCGGCCGAGGTGCTCGACGGGATCGACCTCACCGGCAAGACCACGTTGGTCACCGGCGGATATTCGGGGCTGGGGCTGGAAACCGCGCGCGCACTGACCGCGGCGGGCGCTCGGGTGCTCGTGCCCGCGCGCCGGGTCGCCGTCGCGCAGGAGTCCGTCGGGGACCTCGCGGACGTGCGCGAACTCGACCTCGCCGATCTCGCCAGTGTGCGGGCCTTCGCCGACCGGGTCCTCGACGACGGGACGGCGCTCGACATCGTCATCGCGGGCGCCGGGATCATGGCCTGTCCCGAAACGCGGGTCGGACCGGGCTGGGAAGCGCAGTTCGCCGTGAACCACCTCGGCCACTTCGCCCTCGTCAACCGGCTTCGCCCGGCGCTGACGGCGAACGCGCGCGTGGTGTCGGTCGCCTCGTCGGGGCACTTCCTGTCCGGTATCCGGTGGACCGACCCGCAGTTCCGGACCGGGTACGACCGATGGCTGGCGTACGCGCAGTCCAAGACGGCGAACGCGTTGTTCGCGGTCCGGCTCGACGCGCTCGGGGTGCGGTCGTTCGCCGTACACCCGGGAAGCATCCTGACTCCGCTGCAACGGCACGTGCCGCGCGAGGAGCAGATCGCGCAGGGCTGGTTCGGGCCGGACGGCGGACCGGCGCCGGGGTTCAAGACCCCGGAACAGGGCGCCGCGACGGCGGTGTGGGCGGCGACCTCTCCCCTGCTCGACGGCATCGGGGGTCGGTACTGCCAGGATTGCGACCTCGCCGAACCCGCCACCACCGACGACATGCTCGTCGGCGGGGTCAAGCCGTGGGCGGTCGACCCCGCCGACGCGGCGCGGCTGTGGGACCTTTCGGCCGAACTCACCGGCGTCGGCTGA
- a CDS encoding VOC family protein translates to MVDTPPRQTVYPNVRYADPKAAIAFLTEAFGFESHFVVDAADGGVEHAQVRAGADLIFLSREQEADRYGMHTPLVLGGTSQSLCVWVPDGALEEHEARAAAAGARILNPVHDSPAGVREYSCADPEGQVWTFSSYAGE, encoded by the coding sequence ATGGTCGACACGCCACCGCGGCAAACCGTGTACCCCAACGTCCGGTATGCCGATCCGAAGGCCGCGATCGCGTTCCTCACAGAGGCTTTCGGGTTCGAGTCGCATTTCGTGGTCGACGCCGCGGACGGTGGAGTGGAGCATGCCCAAGTCCGGGCCGGCGCCGACCTGATCTTCCTCAGCAGGGAGCAGGAAGCCGATCGCTACGGCATGCACACCCCGCTCGTGCTGGGCGGCACCAGCCAGTCGTTGTGCGTGTGGGTGCCCGACGGCGCGCTCGAGGAACACGAGGCTCGGGCTGCGGCCGCCGGGGCACGGATCCTGAACCCGGTGCACGACTCCCCGGCGGGGGTCCGGGAATACTCCTGCGCTGATCCGGAAGGCCAGGTCTGGACCTTCAGCAGCTACGCGGGCGAGTGA
- a CDS encoding TetR/AcrR family transcriptional regulator, with protein MPADPRQRRTARHAQPPAPSAPAAPRKAPITPERITDAALEVVATEGYDALTIRRVSAVLGTGPSSLYAHIVNKDDLDDLLIGRLFTGIDLPEPDPASWREQVLGVYAQIRDQYLEYPGVARAALATVPTNLETLRVGEGILAILLAGGIAPRTAAWARDAMTLYVSAYTLERSLVERRRQHDEHDWVLSREELVTRLGALPADRFPHTREHAAELTSGTGHDRFDFALALMLDNLA; from the coding sequence ATGCCTGCTGATCCCCGACAGCGCCGCACCGCCCGCCACGCACAGCCTCCCGCGCCGTCCGCCCCCGCCGCGCCGCGGAAGGCGCCCATCACACCCGAGCGGATCACCGACGCCGCACTGGAAGTCGTCGCCACCGAAGGGTACGACGCGCTGACGATCCGCCGGGTCTCCGCCGTGCTCGGCACCGGACCGTCCTCGCTGTACGCGCACATCGTCAACAAGGACGACCTCGACGATCTGCTCATCGGCAGGCTCTTCACCGGAATCGACCTGCCCGAACCGGATCCCGCCTCGTGGCGGGAACAGGTCCTCGGCGTCTACGCCCAGATCCGCGACCAGTACCTGGAATACCCCGGCGTGGCCCGCGCCGCGCTGGCCACGGTCCCGACCAATCTCGAAACGCTGCGGGTCGGCGAAGGGATACTGGCGATCCTGCTCGCCGGAGGCATCGCGCCGCGGACCGCCGCATGGGCGCGCGACGCGATGACGCTCTACGTCAGCGCCTACACCCTGGAACGGTCGCTCGTCGAACGACGGCGGCAGCACGACGAGCACGACTGGGTCCTCAGCCGCGAAGAACTCGTCACCAGGCTCGGCGCCCTGCCCGCCGACCGCTTCCCGCACACCAGGGAGCACGCGGCGGAGCTGACCTCCGGCACCGGGCACGACCGGTTCGACTTCGCGCTCGCCCTGATGCTCGACAACCTCGCCTGA